One Pomacea canaliculata isolate SZHN2017 linkage group LG1, ASM307304v1, whole genome shotgun sequence genomic window, TCAGAGCGCTGAACGACAAGAGAAATACTTTCTTAtcaaaaacttttgtttatgagtgcgaagaagaagaggaagaagaggaagcaGACGaaggagaggaaggagaggacACGAAGGTACCACTTCCGACGAAAAAGAAGGGTGCCAAAAAGAGACacggaaaaaaaggaaaaagaaaaaaaggtcagagtaatttttagtcttttatttattttgtattaatttctttgtgtattaTCTACGGAGGTACACATACtgtattttgtgtaaattgATGAATGGCTACTTTGATGGATGTAGGAGACAGGTATAGGCTTGTTAACTCAAAAGGGAGCTCTCTGTGTTAATTATTGTATATGAATGGTATTCATCGGATGTAAATTAGCATTGTATTGCCtgatttgttctttcttcaccTGTCCGCTGAGAACTCCATATGTATTGCGTCAGGACCCGTCAAGCCTTCGACATTTCACTTCATTTAGCCAATGTCATAGTTGGCAGAGATATCTCACACTTCGACCCCCAAATCCCCACCCCTAACCACTACTCTCCACCCCACTCCGCAAAAAGacctttatttattgtttgccGGTGTAGTCAGCTATATTTAGGTCAGCTCTTTAGGCTCTTGtgctacattttgttttcactcgctccacaatctttgtttttcaggaaagaaagaaaaaaaggagctCGAAATGACAGAGTGGCGTGTGAGTATTCAGCACTCCTTTTATGACTAACATGCCATGCTTTAGCAAGGCGAATAGTTTCTTCCGGAAGAACATCATGCTTGAagctctccacgaccatcacacttccatttccattggtggaagaCATGCACTTCGCAGACGACATAGAtttgttagcaggcactaacagagaactgcaagacctcactgacagactgacagacagtttttttaaaaatatatatataacttaaaatacaaaagtgTGAGAGACACTCTTGGGAATTGGAAGATTCCGTGGCCTCTCACACTTTCACTATCGTTATATGTATTAAAGTAAATTGCgagacctaaggaaaaaaatctttaactcagtttagtgcatttcaaattaaattgtGGTTTGAAAAATGCGTTTTACTTTATTTAGTTCATCGAATTCGGTTAGAAgaaatgacttcagttttcaGGACATTATATAGGACGCTTAATGTTcgtttttcaaatattttagaatCAGCATCTGAATTTGAACTTGAAAGATGACTGACTTTCTCAAGGTGCATGACACTATTTATTTGCACAAGTTCGGGTGAGATTATGTAAGTTACCATGACATGCACGATGATATATGTTGAGGATTTTTCTGTAacttgtacacatttttttttatcagagacAAAAGCTGCCGGTATTCTCCACAAAACTAGTATTTCCGCTAGTAAATACTGTACCTCCTTTGAATGAAACCAACAACGCAACAAAGGAATGTGTCCCTGTGCCGAAGCACGCCAAACGTTCAAGTGTTTGTGATTTTTCTCAGAGTATAGTCTTGCCCGTGGTGAAAGTAGCATCCtgtaagaaacaaataaagcaaatgtTAACAATGGAGCGGCCAGCTGATGGGTTAGCATCACTCTTACCTAAGGAAACTGCTCCGACTTCGTTTACAAGGACCTCAGTGCATCCTTTTGCTTTGAATCATGAGGATGTGGAGTCGGGTATCATGATGAGCAGTTTGCCATTCGACCAATCAAACAATGCCAGCTCTTCAGACGATGAACGGGAAATCTGCTGTATTCATCTGTCAATGAAACCGGCAGAAACGACAACACCAGTAACGTACACTGCCTACCCTCTGTCAGAAGGGTTAACTAAGGACCATCAGTCGAGACCCAACAACGCCTGTTCTCAAACCGACAAGACCGAAGAGGAAGTAGATCAACTGACGTTTCTAGCCAAGATGTCCAGCACAATTATCGAAACATTTGCGCAGCAGACCCGTCTTCTGGAACAGCTGCGGAGGGAGAAATGGTATCCACGGCAGGTGAACAGCAGTAATCCAGTGACCACGTTCAGCGCCCTCCTTGGGCTGCTGGTCCACGGTACGAATCCTGACGTCATTGCCCAGGTGTGTGGCTACCTTTTGAACCTGAAGAGGTAGGTTGCCTGAGTAACCCTTCTTcatatctgcttttttttaaggcTCGTGTTGTAGCATGAATTCGTAGGTGATTATGATTTTTCATCCAGctttctcattcattttcttttactctctcaTAGCGATggatgacgtgtgtgtgtgtgtgcacgtattTATCGGTATGTATGTGCGCTGGCGTGTACGTTACTGTAGGTAGTGGGTGACATCCACAGCTTGTGCAAGTACGCTAGGTAGTCGCCAGCTGCCTGTTCGTGCTCTGGGTAGGAATCTACTTTTACTAGGAGGATACGAACAGATAAATAAAGCTGATAGAATAACACTGAAACGACTAGGAGATTAGATAATAAACTAAATATAGAATTCACGGTGTATAAAAGAATAAGATTAAAATATATCTAGAATATATGTCATGGCTGAGAAAGTCAACGGATGTGTCGGAAAAACAAGGCAAGCAGTCAGTccttaaaagaaagagaaaacacaatATGCAgcccaacaaacaaaacatacatgCATTTCTGTGTCCGATATAGGAAAATAATCAGTGGGGAACAAAGCATCTCGTCTGTTAGGCACAGCCTCGTTTCCAACAAAATTCTCAAAGAGCTTAACCTTAATTTTAAATGCCACACTTTATCTTTTATAAAGTTTCAAGTACCAGCAAACGCCAGTGCTATGACTgtggtaaagaaacatgaagtagtgtcctCGGGGTCTTGCCATTGCTTTGTAACTTCACTTAGCCTTGAGTTTCTCGGTTTACCTAGGAAAATTGTCCTTCtgtcgcttcataactacggtccAGTCGCCTATATGCCTTTTAAACTGTCATCATGCGAATTTGTCACACATGTCCTGAGACTGCCATTATTCGCTCGCGATTGTCACTATTCCCTGGTGACTATGTCACCCATGCCCTTGCGATTGTGTTTCCAGACATTTCTTCATTCCAAAGTCGTTTCGGATGAAGAGCGCCGCGCTGTTGCTGGGTGTCCTCAAGTCCAGTGACGACGTGCAGCTGCAGCGAGTTTGTTTGTACAGCTTTCCGCAGCTGACCCACCCGACACGTAACATGCTGCTGGTGGTCGTTCCAGCCCTCGTTAAGTATGATGTAAGTCCTCGGTTTTCTTATCTAACAGAACAGAGTTAAACGTAATATAACAAACTGATGGGTAAAGGCGTTGGTTTTTAATATTTCTGGAATCCTTTAGAGATTCTGGGTGGACAGATTAAGACAAAGACAGAGTGTATCCCTGTTATTCCCATATTTGAACTATTTTCTTCTTACAATTATGCAAATGTTTCCCTCTGGTTAACGCGAACGTCCTTAGTCATATATCTTTCAGCTAAAACATGtgtgttgcagaagaaaacaaaaatctatgTAGCCGAAGCAGGTAAACAGAACTGGTCAACTTAGGTGCCATGCACTCAAGTGACCTTATGAGGAACATCAAACTCAGTCAAATCTTGGCAATGGCCACCAGTAAGAGCGTTcattcatgtttatttctatTATAATTTACAGCAAGACATTTCACTGGAGACAAGCTGTGGACCCACTTAGGGGTTTGAGCGTCCGAGTCACAAGTACTATGGCTGAACAAGGTCAAGTGGACACTGGAGACAGTCAACACTCTCAGGTCTCTTGTAACTATGTCTCTCTGCTTGCTTCTGCTGTTTATATTCTTCATCATCgttttttttctcgttctttttGTCGAAGAAGTAGTCTTCTgaaagtcacttttttttaaggtcagCAATGAAGCGACTGTGGAATTTCCTCATGGTCggacagaagagacagacagaaaatcTTCAGACGAGGAGCTCAGTGGTAAGCAGCATTCGTCTTTATATCCggcagaaacataaaaaaaaatttgctttaggCATTTCCTTGCATGATCGAGTTCTCGTTTGGTTTCGTTTCAGGTCTGCAGTACGAAACCCCTTTGTTTATCACAGGATATTCAAAGACTAGCCACAAGCCTCCTGGTCCAAAAGATACTTCAGCTGCTAGGACACCTTGTGCCATCGGCATCAAGATGCTTCTTCTGCTCCGCCTTCGCACCATTCGCAGACAAGTTTTACTCATGGCACACAAGACCGAGTGTTGTCAGACGGAGGAAACCTTGACGGACGACGTGTTGCAGTGAACCCACTAGTTGTCACGAAGAATGTGAACATTCCCAGCTTTCCTTCTTTTGCGGTCTTTGGCTCgtcttttaaaataagaagGTACCTTCACATAACAAGAAAGTCTTCTTACTTCATAATCAAATCTCATAATATCCCAAGAAAGTTGCCTGTCGTACCGGGCGAGTCTTCTCACATCACGAGCGGATGTTCCCAGGAAGCACGTGTGTCTTCTTTCATAATAAGAAGTCCGCCCGTCTGAGAGGTAAGTCTTCTGATGTCGCAGTGAAGTCTGTTGAGGTAACGGGGACGTTTGTGTCGTAATGATGGGCGCTTTAGTTACTGTGCCACCAAGCGCACCATACTTCCTAGGTCGTGTCCTCCACCCCGTTGTCCGCTGTTTGCAGAAACACGACTCTACCCGTCTACCCGTAGCTACAACCATGGCAAACAACGCCGACGCTGCCAGTTTCCCTTGAAGTTGTTCAGCACTGAGGTTCCAGATATTGGAAATAGCAACGACTTGACTGATGAACGTGTCATTTATGTCTGGGACTCGCTTCCGCCAGGTCAGTACTAGCGTCctttgctctctttctctcgatAGATGGCGTGTGTGTGCAGTGTACATGCTTTCGTGCGGGCTATACAGCTCCTTGCTTAGTGGCTGGATAGGGCCAGTTTGATTTCCGTCACACACAattgaatattttattgcttaggCCATCGGCCCGTATCActtgtaatttttacaaaacGCACAAAAGATAGACATATTATATTCGTAAACTTACAGATATTTACAGAGCATTGTTTCACATTTCTAATGCCTTTAAGATGTAGAgcacagataataataatgttgcaTATTATCGTCCTGCTACTGCTGCTGAGTAGCAACATTTACATTAGATGGATTTCTATAAAATTTGAAGCGTATATATTTCTCTCGAAAAACAGTGTACCGGGgacacaaacatgaaataaagttCTGTTTCACTTTCAACTATATCTGTGCGAAATGGACGGTTGAAATCAGAAGATAACGTATTGCgtatgacagagagagaaatgaaggaAGCCGGAGAATACCACTGATGGTCAGCAGTGTAAACAGCTAGGTATCACATCGATAGATATGTCGGAGCAGAGATTCGACACCCAATGTTCACTGTCGTGGTGACAGGCGCTTTAGTCACTGTGCCACCAAGCGCACCATACTTCCCAGGTCGTCTCCTCCACCCCTTGTCCGTTGTCCActgtttgcagaagaacaaCTCCGCCCGTCTACCTGTGACCACGAGCATGGTGAACAATGCCCATGCTGCCAGTTTCCCTTGAAGGTTACCGTTTCTAAGGTGCCCAGCACTGAGGTTCCAGATCTTGGAGAAAGCAACAGCCTGACTGACAAAGGTGAGAGTAATGTCTGGGACTCGCTTCCGCAATGTCAAGGTGTTGCAGGTCAGTACTagcattcttttctctcttcctctcgaCAGATAAATAGATGGcgtgtgtgtacagtgtacatgtGTTCTTGCCGGCTATACAGCTCCTTGCCTAGTGGCTGGATAAGGTATAGCCAGTTCGATTACCATCGTAGTTCCTGTCATTTTTCGTCTACCACTTACAGTGCCGTATGTTGAATGGATACCTGATCGGAGATAAGAGCAGTCTTTAAAGCATTACTCCCCAGCGACCGAAAATTTACAGACTTTTGTAAAAGCTACGCAAAGACGTAGTACATACCCGGTGAGGATACGAACACAGAAACTTTCTTCATCTCTACAGTATCCAATCAGCGTGCATGTCTACTTTTCAGCCGCAAGCGACGTTCCTAACAAGCCCTTGGAAAATGGCGGCGCGAGTAAGAGAGCTCGTGAGGAACGAATAAAACCGAGAGTTACATCACAGCGTGCCAAAGGAGACAACTTTAGCCTGCTCCAACCTCTTCCCCATGGCCTTTTGGTTTTTAACCCGTAGGTGAAACTGCgcccttctcttccttctctgtctctacCTCCGTGCCCTAACCTGCTCTTTATTGTGTACTAGATTGCTTTTTATTGCGCGGTTCTTTATCGGTGCCCCTGATTGTTATGCATCGTGCACTAGACTGCTGTTTATTGTTGCCCATGGTTGTTATGTATCGTGCCCTGGGATATTCTTTATTGCGATCTAGACTGTTCTTTATCTTGTGCTAAGGTGTTCTTTGTCGTGCTCGAggttgtttttcattttcttctttgtcgaCGTCATTGTCATCTTCTTCATCCGATAAGTATTCATTAGGTCCATCCATTCCGTCAGGCACATAGTATGGCATGATGATATGCTTCTAGCCATTCTAGACAATAAATATGTCAGCTGGAAACTTTTCTACGACTATTCTGTAAAAAAAGCCAGAGAAACCTATTTTTGACTGAAGAGAAATTGAAGAATTTTCAAGAATAAAGTCGGCAACACAACGTGCATTTTGTGGAATGGTAGAGGTCTACTCAGCATGTTTTCTCGGTCTGggatttcattttctgtaacaTGTCTCACATTTGTGGTCACTATGCTCACGTAGTCCCATTACTGATAATAGTGTGTGGTCCGCTTTGATGTAGGCTACAATGCGAACTTAATACACAGTCGACTCAGGCACGTGATCCAGCCAAATCCCTGCAGCTGATCTGCCAGACATGGAATAAGATATAGTCTCTACATTTTTCCATAGAGTTctcttcaaaaaacaaaatatacatttatctaCAAATAATTCTGTGCTTAGTAGCTTCTCTTCATAGCGCCTTTGGCAATGAGCGAGTAGGGCTAGTCTGCGGTCCACCCGTCAACATCCGTACCTACCAGATTGCAATTCCTTTTGCAGGACAATGGAGAAAAGCTGTTCCGGTCGACTGAACAAAGGCTGTGTCTCGGTGCCAACAAGACAGCCCTTTCAACGCTTGCCAACTTTCACTAATGCCCTAAAAATTCCAGATGCTGTGTCAGTGTCAAAGGGCCCTCGCGTTTTGTCAAGGCATATACTTGGCCCTGAACACCCGGTGTCGATGGCCACTCCCCAGACAGTTGGTGTATGTTGCTTTGTCCCACAGGATATGTCTGTCtgcgtacatgtgtgtgtttgtgtgtgtgagagagagagagaaagaaagagagagaggatatgTGCGTGTGAACCGAGGTCCCCATTATTATTCTATGGACGGGTGGACGGGTGGTAACCACCTGGTCGTGACGATACATTTTCTGGTATCCTAAAACTTAAGTTGGTGCTCCTGTCTTTCAGTTGTCGCCAGCTAAAGTCAGCCAGAGGAGGGTGCTGCTGCAAGGAAAAACGGAAACCCGCCCGCTGGGAGTGGTTCGTAACAGGAAAAATCACACGAGCTTAACCAGATTACCTAATCCGCTTGAGACGAGCTTAACTAGATTACCCCAGCCACAGGACATGAGCTTAACTAGATTACCCCAGCCACAGGACATGAGCTTAACCAGATTACCCCAGCCACAGGACATGAGATTAACCAGATTACCCCAGCCACAGGGCATGAGATTAACCAGATTACCCCAGCCACAGGACGTGAGATTAACCAGATTACTCCAGCCACAGGACATGAGCTTAACCAGATTACCTAAGCCGCATAAGACGAGCTTAACAACATTACCCAACCCACAGAACATGGATTTGACCTGGTTACGTAAAATGCAGCATCCAGGTTGGATCAGGTCAACCAAACGGCGACTTAGGGGCTTAAACAAAGTTCCTAGCATGGTACCCACGTGGTACCTTATGCCTTCTGTACCTTAGCATGGTACCGTATGCCCGTTCTGCCTTAGTTCAGACGACCGTGACTGTTGCAGGACGGACCTCTTCCCGAGGATGACGACGACTCTGAAAACAACACATCAGCAATACGACAACAGACGACACACCTCGCTGGGTAAGGGGGGATTTGGGGGCGTGTG contains:
- the LOC112572847 gene encoding uncharacterized protein LOC112572847, which translates into the protein MWGRGCEIEEILKNISRSVLTLDSEFRALNDKRNTFLSKTFVYECEEEEEEEEADEGEEGEDTKVPLPTKKKGAKKRHGKKGKRKKGKKEKKELEMTEWRRQKLPVFSTKLVFPLVNTVPPLNETNNATKECVPVPKHAKRSSVCDFSQSIVLPVVKVASCKKQIKQMLTMERPADGLASLLPKETAPTSFTRTSVHPFALNHEDVESGIMMSSLPFDQSNNASSSDDEREICCIHLSMKPAETTTPVTYTAYPLSEGLTKDHQSRPNNACSQTDKTEEEVDQLTFLAKMSSTIIETFAQQTRLLEQLRREKWYPRQVNSSNPVTTFSALLGLLVHGTNPDVIAQVCGYLLNLKRHFFIPKSFRMKSAALLLGVLKSSDDVQLQRVCLYSFPQLTHPTRNMLLVVVPALVKYDKKTKIYVAEAGKQNWST